One Oryza brachyantha chromosome 3, ObraRS2, whole genome shotgun sequence DNA segment encodes these proteins:
- the LOC102700220 gene encoding small GTPase LIP1-like isoform X2, which translates to MFWRDSGGRSSGGGGLEQNGVGPFGQVRVLVVGDSGVGKSSLVHLILKGSAIARPAQTVGCTVGVKHITYGSAGGSSNNIINDVQRNFFVELWDVSGHERYRECRSIFYTQINGVIFVYDLSQRKTKTNLNKWAVEVAETGTFSAPLRSGGPGGLPVPYLVIANKVDLVPRDGSKVSSGSLVDYARQWVEKQGLLPSSEELPLTESFPGSSGLLSAVKEARYDKEAMIKFFRMLIRRRFFSNEPAAPSPWSVTPREDSILPVETLKEEVDSFQRKSYSGEDFMYKGVTPLPAQRSLASPPDLSPQQPVFSLDNYRYHRYSSPSLPDVSSNRTSREDINV; encoded by the exons ATGTTTTGGAGGGACAGCGGCGGacggagcagcggcggcggcggcctggagCAGAACGGTGTGGGTCCCTTCGGCCAGGTgcgcgtcctcgtcgtcggcgattCAG GTGTCGGGAAATCCTCTTTGGTGCATCTCATTTTAAAGGGTTCTGCTATTGCTCGACCAGCCCAGACAGTGGGATGTACGGTTGGTGTGAAA CATATTACTTATGGAAGTGCAGGGGGCTCTTCTAATAACATCATTAATGATGTTCAAAGGAACTTCTTTGTTGAGCTTTGGGATGTTTCAGGACATGAACGCTACAGAGAATGCCGTTCGATTTTCTATACACAAATTAATG GTGTAATATTTGTTTATGATCTCTCTCAGAGGAAgaccaaaacaaatttgaataaatGGGCAGTTGAAGTTGCTGAAACTGGCACCTTTTCAGCTCCTCTCAGATCTGGTGGACCAGGTGGGCTTCCAGTGCCTTACCTTGTAATTGCTAATAAAGTGGATCTTGTTCCGAGAGATGGTTCTAAAGTTAGCAGTGGAAGCCTTGTTGATTACGCTCGTCAGTGGGTTGAGAAGCAGGGCCTGCTTCCAAGTAGCGAAGAACTTCCACTGACGGAGAGCTTTCCTGGGAGCTCTGGTCTCCTCTCG GCTGTCAAAGAAGCAAGATATGACAAAGAGGCCATGATCAAGTTCTTCCGCATG TTGATCAGgagaagatttttttcaaatgagCCTGCTGCCCCAAGTCCCTGGTCTGTTACTCCGAGAGAAGATAGCATCCTTCCTGTAGAGACTCTCAAAGAAGAGGTTGATAGCTTTCAAAGGAAAAG CTACAGCGGCGAGGACTTCATGTACAAGGGAGTAACCCCGCTTCCTGCTCAGAGGAGTCTCGCATCGCCACCAGATCTCAGTCCACAGCAACCGGTGTTTTCTTTAGATAACTACAGATATCACAGAtactcctcgccgtcgcttcCTGACGTGAGCAGTAATAGAACAAGCCGGGAGGATATCAATGTATAG
- the LOC102700220 gene encoding small GTPase LIP1-like isoform X1, which translates to MFWRDSGGRSSGGGGLEQNGVGPFGQVRVLVVGDSEKDQTILPVQLLQPKEHPEPEVNWHLSRARHHKCREILFGASHFKGFCYCSTSPDSGMYGWCERGSSNNIINDVQRNFFVELWDVSGHERYRECRSIFYTQINGVIFVYDLSQRKTKTNLNKWAVEVAETGTFSAPLRSGGPGGLPVPYLVIANKVDLVPRDGSKVSSGSLVDYARQWVEKQGLLPSSEELPLTESFPGSSGLLSAVKEARYDKEAMIKFFRMLIRRRFFSNEPAAPSPWSVTPREDSILPVETLKEEVDSFQRKSYSGEDFMYKGVTPLPAQRSLASPPDLSPQQPVFSLDNYRYHRYSSPSLPDVSSNRTSREDINV; encoded by the exons ATGTTTTGGAGGGACAGCGGCGGacggagcagcggcggcggcggcctggagCAGAACGGTGTGGGTCCCTTCGGCCAGGTgcgcgtcctcgtcgtcggcgattCAG AAAAAGATCAAACTATTCTCCCAGTACAACTTTTGCAACCAAAAGAACACCCTGAACCTGAAGTGAACTGGCATTTATCAAGGGCGAGACACCATAA GTGTCGGGAAATCCTCTTTGGTGCATCTCATTTTAAAGGGTTCTGCTATTGCTCGACCAGCCCAGACAGTGGGATGTACGGTTGGTGTGAAA GGGGCTCTTCTAATAACATCATTAATGATGTTCAAAGGAACTTCTTTGTTGAGCTTTGGGATGTTTCAGGACATGAACGCTACAGAGAATGCCGTTCGATTTTCTATACACAAATTAATG GTGTAATATTTGTTTATGATCTCTCTCAGAGGAAgaccaaaacaaatttgaataaatGGGCAGTTGAAGTTGCTGAAACTGGCACCTTTTCAGCTCCTCTCAGATCTGGTGGACCAGGTGGGCTTCCAGTGCCTTACCTTGTAATTGCTAATAAAGTGGATCTTGTTCCGAGAGATGGTTCTAAAGTTAGCAGTGGAAGCCTTGTTGATTACGCTCGTCAGTGGGTTGAGAAGCAGGGCCTGCTTCCAAGTAGCGAAGAACTTCCACTGACGGAGAGCTTTCCTGGGAGCTCTGGTCTCCTCTCG GCTGTCAAAGAAGCAAGATATGACAAAGAGGCCATGATCAAGTTCTTCCGCATG TTGATCAGgagaagatttttttcaaatgagCCTGCTGCCCCAAGTCCCTGGTCTGTTACTCCGAGAGAAGATAGCATCCTTCCTGTAGAGACTCTCAAAGAAGAGGTTGATAGCTTTCAAAGGAAAAG CTACAGCGGCGAGGACTTCATGTACAAGGGAGTAACCCCGCTTCCTGCTCAGAGGAGTCTCGCATCGCCACCAGATCTCAGTCCACAGCAACCGGTGTTTTCTTTAGATAACTACAGATATCACAGAtactcctcgccgtcgcttcCTGACGTGAGCAGTAATAGAACAAGCCGGGAGGATATCAATGTATAG